The proteins below are encoded in one region of Manis pentadactyla isolate mManPen7 chromosome 2, mManPen7.hap1, whole genome shotgun sequence:
- the KCNS3 gene encoding potassium voltage-gated channel subfamily S member 3: MVFGEFFHRPGQDEELVNLNVGGFKQSVDQSTLLRFPHTRLGKLLACHSEEAILELCDDYSVADREYYFDRNPSLFRYVLNFYYTGKLHVMEELCVFSFCQEIEYWGINELFLDSCCSNRYQERKEESHEKDWDQKSNDVSTDSSFEESSLFEKELEKFDKLPFGQLRKKIWIRMENPACCLSAKLIAISSLSVVLASIVAMCVHSMSEFQNEDGEVDDPVLEGVEIACIAWFTGELAIRLVAAPCQKKFWKNPLNIIDFVSIIPFYATLAVDTKEEESEDIENMGKVVQILRLMRIFRILKLARHSVGLRSLGATLRHSYHEVGLLLLFLSVGISIFSVLIYSVEKDDSTSSLTSIPICWWWATISMTTVGYGDTHPVTLAGKLIASTCIICGILVVALPITIIFNKFSKYYQKQKDIDVDQCSEDPPEKCHEPPYFNIRDMYAQRMHAFIASLSSVGIVVSDPDTTDASSIEDNEDVYNTASLENCTAK; the protein is encoded by the coding sequence ATGGTGTTTGGTGAGTTTTTCCACCGCCCTGGACAAGACGAGGAACTTGTCAACTTGAACGTGGGGGGTTTTAAGCAGTCCGTCGACCAAAGCACCCTCCTGCGGTTTCCCCACACCAGGCTCGGAAAGCTGCTCGCCTGCCACTCGGAGGAGGCCATCCTGGAGCTGTGCGATGACTACAGCGTGGCCGACAGAGAGTACTATTTCGATCGGAACCCCTCCTTGTTCAGATATGTTCTGAACTTTTATTACACGGGAAAGCTGCACGTCATGGAGGAGCTGTGCGTGTTCTCCTTCTGCCAGGAGATCGAGTACTGGGGCATCAACGAGCTCTTCCTCGATTCCTGCTGCAGCAATCGCTACCAGGAGCGCAAGGAGGAAAGCCACGAGAAGGACTGGGACCAGAAAAGCAACGATGTGAGTACGGACTCCTCCTTCGAGGAGTCGTCTCTGTTTGAGAAGGAGCTGGAGAAGTTTGACAAGCTGCCATTCGGTCAGCTCCGGAAGAAGATCTGGATTCGAATGGAAAACCCAGCCTGCTGCCTGTCTGCCAAGCTCATTGCCATCTCCTCCTTGAGCGTGGTGCTGGCCTCCATTGTGGCCATGTGTGTCCACAGTATGTCGGAGTTCCAGAACGAGGACGGGGAGGTGGATGACCCTGTGCTAGAGGGTGTGGAGATCGCCTGCATCGCTTGGTTCACCGGGGAGCTGGCCATCCGGCTGGTGGCCGCTCCCTGTcaaaagaaattctggaaaaaCCCTCTGAACATAATCGACTTTGTCTCCATTATTCCCTTCTACGCCACGTTGGCTGTAGACACCAAGGAGGAAGAGAGTGAAGACATTGAGAACATGGGCAAGGTGGTCCAGATCCTCAGGCTTATGAGGATTTTCCGGATTCTCAAGCTTGCCCGGCACTCGGTCGGACTCCGGTCTCTAGGTGCCACACTGCGACACAGCTACCATGAAGTTGGGCTGCTGCTTCTCTTCCTGTCCGTGGGCATTTCCATCTTTTCTGTGCTTATCTACTCTGTGGAGAAAGATGACAGCACGTCCAGCCTCACCAGCATCCCCATCTGCTGGTGGTGGGCCACCATCAGCATGACGACTGTGGGCTATGGAGACACCCACCCAGTCACCCTGGCCGGGAAGCTTATCGCCAGCACGTGCATCATCTGTGGTATCTTGGTGGTGGCCCTTCCCATCACCATTATCTTCAACAAGTTTTCCAAGTACTACCAGAAGCAGAAGGACATCGATGTGGACCAGTGCAGTGAGGACCCACCGGAGAAGTGCCACGAGCCCCCTTACTTCAACATTAGAGATATGTATGCACAGCGGATGCACGCCTTCATTGCCAGTCTATCTTCTGTGGGGATTGTGGTGAGCGATCCTGATACCACAGACGCTTCGAGCATTGAAGACAACGAGGATGTTTATAACACGGCATCCTTGGAGAACTGCACAGCAAAATGA